A stretch of the Orcinus orca chromosome 1, mOrcOrc1.1, whole genome shotgun sequence genome encodes the following:
- the LOC101285154 gene encoding LOW QUALITY PROTEIN: serine/threonine-protein phosphatase 1 regulatory subunit 10-like (The sequence of the model RefSeq protein was modified relative to this genomic sequence to represent the inferred CDS: inserted 3 bases in 3 codons) produces the protein MGSGPMDPKELLKGLDSFLNRDGEVKSVDGISKIFSLIKEARKRVSRCTYLNILLQTRSPEILVKFIDVGGYKLINNWLTYSKTINNISLLQQILLTLQHLPLTVDHLKXELQKLASVLVSDWMAVIRSQSSTQPAEKDKKXRKEEGKSRTTPPERPLTEVKTETWAKEAPEKKREKPKSLRTTAPSHAKFRSTRLELETPSLVPVKKNACAVVVSDKYNLKPIPLKRQSSTAAPGYAALPAEKKYKPLNTTPNATKEIKVKMIPPQPMEGLGFLDALNSAPVPGIKIKKKKKVLSPTVAMPSPFDGKTSTEPSTAKPPSPEPAPPSEAMDTERPGTPVPPVEVPELMDTAPLEPGALDAKPVERPGDPSQLTRKGRKRKTVTWPEEGKLRVYFYFELDETEQVNVNKIKDFGQAAKREIPSDRHAFETARRLSHVNTEEKVPWVCPRPLVLPLPPVTPGSNSQERYIQAEREKGILQELFLNQESPHEPDPEPYEPIPPKLIPLDEECSTDETPYVETLEPGGTGGSPDGSGSSKLPPVLANLMGSMGAGKSPQGPGGGDIDVQEILTSILGSPNIHPSEELLKQPDYSDKTKQMLVPHGLLGPGPIANGFPPGGPGGPKGMQHCPPGPGGPMPGPHGGPGGPGVPVGPRLLGPPPPPRGXDPFWDGPGDPLRGGPMRGGPGPGPYHRGCGGRGGSEPPSPPPPFRGARGGRSGRGPPNGQGGPGGGMVGGGGHHPHEGPGGGMSSGSGHRPHEGPGGGMGGGSGHRPHEGPGGGMGAGGGHWPHEGPGHGGPHGHRPHDGPGHRGHNHQGPLPHEHRGHDGPGHGGGGPRRHDGGHSHGGDMSNRPVCQHFMMKGNCRYENNCAFYHPGVNGHPLP, from the exons ATGGGTTCGGGTCCCATGGACCCCAAAGAGCTTCTCAAGGGCCTGGATAGCTTCCTTAACCGAGATGGGGAAGTCAAGAGTGTGGATGGGATTTCGAAGATCTTCAGTCTGATAAAGGAAGCACGAAAGAGAGTGAGTCGATGCACTTACTTGAACATTCTCCTGCAGACCCGTTCACCAGAAATATTGGTCAAGTTTATTGATGTTGGTGGTTACAAGCTTATTAACAATTGGCTGACATATTCAAAGACAATCAACAACATTTCCCTCTTGCAGCAAATTCTACTGACCCTGCAGCACCTACCACTCACTGTTGACCATCTCA CAGAGCTCCAGAAATTGGCCTCAGTCCTTGTCAGCGACTGGATGGCTGTGATCCGCTCCCAGAGCAGTACCCAGCCTGCTGAGAAagataaga aaaggaaagaagagggaaagagtCGAACCACCCCTCCTGAGCGACCGTTGACTGAGGTGAAGACTGAGACTTGGGCTAAGGAGGCCCcggagaagaagagggagaagccCAAGTCCCTCCGAACCACGGCGCCCAGTCACGCCAAGTTCCGCTCTACCCGACTAGAGCTGGAGACCCCGTCTTTGGTGCCTGTGAAGAAGAATGCCTGTGCAGTGGTGGTTTCTGACAAGTACAACCTTAAACCCATCCCCCTCAAGCGTCAGAGTTCCACAGCTGCCCCAGGATATGCTGCGCTCCCTGCAGAGAAGAAATACAAGCCACTCAACACGACACCCAATGCCACCAAAGAGATCAAAGTGAAGATGATCCCGCCACAGCCTATGGAGGGCCTGGGCTTTCTGGATGCGCTCAATTCAGCCCCTGTTCCAGGCATCAAaattaagaagaagaagaaggtgcTATCACCCACAGTTGCCATGCCAAGCCCATTTGACGGGAAAACGAGCACAGAACCGAGCACAGCCAAACCACCTTCCCCAGAGCCAGCACCTCCTTCTGAGGCTATGGACACAGAACGTCCAGGGACCCCAGTTCCCCCTGTTGAGGTCCCAGAGCTCATGGATACTGCCCCTTTGGAGCCAGGAGCTCTGGATGCAAAGCCAGTGGAGCGTCCCGGAGATCCTAGCCAGCTGACCCGGAAAGGCAGGAAGAGGAAAACCGTGACCTGGCCTGAGGAGGGCAAACTGAGAGTGTATTTCTATTTTGAACTGGATGAAACTGAACAAGTGAATGTGAATAAGATCAAGGACTTCGGCCAGGCAGCTAAGCGAGAGATACCGTCAGACCGACACGCGTTTGAGACGGCCCGGCGTTTGAGCCACGTCAACACGGAGGAGAAGGTGCCCTGGGTGTGCCCCCGGCCCCTGGTGCTGCCCTTGCCTCCTGTCACCCCTGGAAGCAACAGCCAGGAGCGGTACATCCAGGCTGAGCGGGAGAAGGGGATCCTTCAGGAGCTCTTCCTGAACCAGGAAAGTCCTCACGAGCCTGACCCTGAGCCCTATGAGCCTATCCCCCCAAAACTCATCCCCCTAGATGAGGAATGTTCCACGGATGAGACCCCGTATGTTGAGACCCTGGAGCCTGGGGGGACCGGTGGCTCACCCGATGGGTCAGGCAGTTCCAAGTTGCCTCCTGTTCTGGCCAATCTTATGGGAAGCATGGGTGCCGGGAAGAGCCCCCAGggtcctggaggaggagacaTCGATGTGCAGGAGATCCTCACCTCCATCCTGGGTAGCCCTAACATCCATCCCTCAGAGGAACTGCTGAAGCAACCAGACTATTCAGACAAGACCAAGCAGATGCTGGTGCCTCATGGACTCTTAGGCCCTGGTCCCATAGCCAATGGTTTCCCACCGGGAGGCCCTGGGGGTCCCAAGGGCATGCAGCACTGCCCCCCTGGGCCTGGCGGACCTATGCCAGGTCCCCATGGAGGCCCTGGGGGCCCTGGTGTGCCAGTGGGTCCACGTCTCCTgggtcccccaccccctccccggg TTGATCCCTTCTGGGATGGCCCAGGTGACCCCCTGCGGGGTGGCCCGATGCGTGGGGGACCAGGTCCGGGGCCATACCATAGAGGCTGTGGTGGCCGAGGCGGGAGTGaaccaccttctcctcctcctccattccGAGGGGCCAGAGGAGGTCGCTCTGGAAGAGGACCTCCAAATGGACAAGGGGGCCCCGGTGGGGGCATGGTCGGAGGTGGTGGGCATCATCCCCATGAAGGCCCTGGTGGGGGCATGAGCAGTGGCAGTGGACATCGCCCCCATGAAGGCCCTGGCGGCGGCATGGGTGGTGGCAGTGGCCATCGTCCTCATGAAGGCCCTGGTGGAGGAATGGGTGCTGGTGGTGGACATTGGCCGCATGAAGGCCCTGGACATGGGGGGCCCCATGGCCACCGGCCTCATGATGGCCCTGGTCACCGAGGCCACAACCATCAAGGGCCACTCCCTCATGAGCACCGTGGCCATGATGGCCCTGGCCATGGCGGAGGGGGCCCTCGACGGCATGATGGAGGCCACAGCCATGGAGGAGACATGTCAAATCGCCCTGTTTGTCAACATTTCATGATGAAGGGTAACTGCCGCTATGAGAACAACTGTGCCTTCTACCACCCGGGTGTCAATGGGCACCCCCTGCCCTAG